Genomic segment of Oncorhynchus keta strain PuntledgeMale-10-30-2019 chromosome 5, Oket_V2, whole genome shotgun sequence:
TATTACAACTAATCTCTGCTCTATTACCTTGACTTGCTCAATGAAACACTGAAGTGCTGCCAGGCTCATTTGTCTGAGCCTCTCAGGGAAGTAACATTGTGACATGTCAATATTGTGGAAAGTGGCAAACTGACAACGTCAGTGTTGACTCGCCAGCTCGGCTGAAACTACAGATGTTTGTCTTGGAAACTTGGACTGAGTGCTTTGTAGGTATATTTCACTCAGAACATTACCCGTGACCACAGCTCGTTTGTTTTGTAACACGAGGTGGCATCATTCTAGCACACATTCATACCTTTGATTTCACAATACTTGTTTACTAGCTTAGGTTACGAGTATATCACCTCTTCAGACAAGCACATGTATATGTATAGCCCTATACCCAGAGCCCTCTGGACCCCATCCAATGCCCAaatctgtccagagctgccttCTTTGCCCCCAACAATTCTCATGTTGTGCTTATGCTTGAGGAAAATATGCTGTGCAATCCCTTCCAGTCACATTCAGGCACACATTGACCCAAACCCATAAGTGATTGCAGAGTAGCAGTACCACAGGCCTCAGGGAATGGTCAACGGCAGGGGTTGGAACCGATTCAGGGAACAGAAAAGCAGACAAAAAAAATTGAGGAAGGGAAACAGAACAAAAGTGATCTATATTCTTCCGGAACAGAACCGTTATTTTGTAACCTTGAGCcggttcaaatcaaatgtatttatatagcccttcgtacatcagctgatatctcaaagtgctgtacagaaacccagcctaaaaccccaaacagcaagcaatgcaggtgtagaagcatggtggctaggaaaaactccctagaaaggccaaaacctagggaggaaccaggctatgtggagtggccagtcctcttctggctgtcccgggtggagattataacagaacatggccaagattttcaaatgttctttaattaccagcatggtcaaataataataatcacaggcagaacagttgaaactggagcagcagcacggccaggtggactggggacagcaaggagtcgtcatgtcaggtagtcctgaggcatggtcctagggctcaggtcctccgagagagagcatacttaaattcacacaggacaccggataggacaggagaagtactccagatataacaaactgaccctagccctacgacacaaactactgcagcataaatactggaggctgagacaggaggggtcaggagacactgtggccccatccgatgacacccccagacagggccaaacaggaaggatataaccacacccactttgccaaagcacagcccccacaccactagagggatatcttcaaccaccaacttaccatcctgagacaaggccaagtatagcccacaaagatctacgccacggcacaacccaaggtggggcgccaacccagacaggaagatcacatcagtgactcaacccactcaagtgatgcacccctcctagggaaagaaccccagtaagccagtgactcagccactgtaatagggttagaggcagagaatcccagtgtaaagaggggaaccggccaggcagagacagcaagggccgttcgttgctccagagcctttccgttcatcttcacactcctgggccagactacactcaatcatatgacccactgaagagattcTTCAgagagtcttcagtaaagacttaaaggtcgagaccgagtttgcgtctctctcatgggtaggcagaccattccataataATGTTATTCTGTTACCAGAATATTCCTAATGTGTAGTATATAATTTCAGTTCCAACCCCTGGTCTGACCTCAAACATGTTGTCAAATACTGTTCAAGGAGTCACAAGATCAGAATGTTCCAAATAGTCCAAGTGTAAACAGTCAAAGAAAGTCAGTCAGTTTCACTCAGGTCGCTGTACTGTAAGGTTAGAATCGGGGCATCACAAATGGCAACATCCCGAACTCCAATAGTCCCTTTCGGTGGAGAGCGAGAGGATCAGCTGCAAATTTAGAACTGGTTTAGGGACATGACTGGAACAGTTGGTATCACTAAGCTCCAACTTAAGGAAAAGGTTAAGTCTATTCATAGCCATCTCACCGTTTGTATGCAATGTCTACTAATGTATGGGCCTGTATGGAAAAATAAACTGTAGTAGATTAAATGCAAGGTGGCTGCGATCCCCTTTCTCTTTTTGTTCCTGGCCCGTGTCCTATCTAACAATACTGCCCTACCGAGCAataaggcagtaactgctcatagcgTGGAACTGAGGGGGGGGGGAAATGGCTTTTATTTACCTTTGTTTCACAGTAACCTTATGCAGTTACTGCTAATATGACCCccattttctccaaaacacaatagaggcaggatacttgtccacatgattaagcatgtatttaatgtaACAAAAATGACTCATTTTCAACCAAATTAGTAgctactgcctttttgcttggtagggcagaatAGTACAGAGAGAACTTGAATAAAACATACGAGGATACATTGGGCATTGTATGGATGATTGATTATCTTAGTTAATATGCTTATAATAAGGTGTAGATAACATCGCTGCACCTAACATTTCAATTATTATTATGTGTTCACAGGATACAGATATGCTTTGGCAGGATCACTCTGATCTTGGACGTCATCAGAGGCCTGAGGAGGAGCTGGTGGGGGACACCTGGAGAGAAATCTGGAGGGATGGTGGACGCTCTTATGACCTTGCGAATAGAGAACTTGCACAGGATTTATCTGATCAGGTGGGACTCAGTCCGGAGGCTTATAAAATGTCCATATTTCATACATACCTGTACCCTTGGACTTGTTCTTTGACATCCTGGTTCAATTACGTTATAAAACGCACATGTTGAAATGTAAGACATGGTGCACTTTGGGAAAGAGTAATGCTCCGGTTGCTTGAAACCAAAGATGAGTTTTCTATCCTGGCTGTGTGTCGTGAAGCAGGATAGAGTGTTTGGGGTAGATGAGGTGGAGATAGGAAGCAGTCTTCCCATGTGTGTACAATAAGAACATGAACTGCAGGTTTCTGGGTTCTAACCCCAATCTCTTGCACTCCTATGGGTTAGAAGAGACCTGAAACTCTTGCTAATCCACTATACCTAATTTTGGGAACAGGGGCAGCCACATATCATTAAAAGGCATTTGCACTCATCAGTGGTGTATAGCTGGAGCATGAGTTTCCTTGACCCAAGGAGAAATACAGTATAGTGAAATGAAATTAACATTTGATACCACACTACAAAACGTTTCAGATAAAGCCACGCTGTTCCAACTGTTGAGTTTTACCCTCTTGCCATAACATGTTCTGGAAAAGCCTAATCATTTCCACCATCTGTATCAGTTCAGCTCAGAAGAAAAGGAACCATTGTCACCATCCAGAACATCCAGGTAGCTCTCTGCTCACTCCTGTTCTCTTCTCAGTTTGCCAGCTTGGAAGCTCAGTcctcaatgtccttccaggaatGTCTACGGCTCTTGGAAGACACCTTCCCttttggagaggagacagaggtacaGTTTTATTTGATGGTATTAGGGTAAGAGATGACCATTGATAGGATTGTTGACCACAGGATAACCATTGTGATGTTTCTGTTTTTAGCTGTCAGACCCAGTTGGCGTAGATCGGAGGGAAGCCGCCAGCGGAGAGGACCCAACCCCTGTCCGAGAGCTTCTCCTGTCCCCCCTGCTGTCCCATGAGGAACCCTCTCTGGACTTGGAGCAGCAGTGGCATGATATTCTCGCCACCATGGAGCCAGAAgtaagttcaaatcaaatcaaatcaaatttatttatatagcccttcgtacatcagctgatatctcaaagtgctgtacagaaacccagcctaaaaccccaaacagcaaacaatgcaggtgtaaaagcacgtaAAAGCAAGTTCTACGTGGTTTCTGATTTTTTTTATCCCCTTCATAAACATCATAATTTATTTAAAATGTCAAGAAGGTGTATAAACGTTGAAATACCCTTGCCCTGAAAGTAATTCAAAATAAATGTAATCCAACTTCTTGTACTATTTTGGAAGGATATGGATATGGACCTTGGCAGAGATGAAATGCAATCTGGATCTATTCAGAGTTCCAGCTTGATGGACCCCGTTCACCAGGATGTCAGCCTTCATCAGGCAATCCTGCCCGGAAGCAGCCAGGATAGTTACCCCTTCAACTCCAGCTTTGGGGGCAGTGTTCCCCTGGAGGACCCACTCCAGCCAGCCCTGCTCAGTCAGTCCTCCAGCGGACCTGACTTTGACCATAACTTGACCTTTGGCCCATCTGACCTGACAGATAACACTCTTCCTTTGACACTCAATGGCACAGTTGGCAACCCCATGCCTTCCATTCAGTCAAGCCTCTTTCTGGAGGAACCAATCCTGCCTAGCCCACTCGGCTCCCTATTGGATGATGCCTTGCTGGATGAGATTAGTTTCCTGGACCTGGCTCTGGAGGAAGGCTTCAACCCAACACAGGCCTCCCAACTTGAGGAGCTAGACTCTGACTCTGGACTTTCTCTAAACTTCAGCCACAGCCCTGCATCCCCTAGCAGCTCGGAGGCATCCTAttcctcttcttcatcctcttCATCATCTGACTCTTCTGTGTTTTCTGACGAAGGGGCTGTGGGCTACAGCTCTGACATGGAGGATATTGTGATGCGAGAGGAAGGTGCCGTGGGAGGCTACTCCCCAAAAGTCCGTAAGATGTGCAGCTACCAGAAGCCTGGGCGTTTCAACAACCTCCCTTGGCTGGAACAAGTGGGCCACGACCATACCTACAACCAGCCATGGGCCACCTCTCCCACGCAGGGAAAATCACATTACAGCAAAACCTATGAGCATGACATTTCCGATAAGCTTTGGGGCCGTGATGAGCGCCGGGCTCTCGCCATGAAGATCCCCTTCTCCAACGATCTCATTGTCAACCTACCCGTGGAGGAGTTCAATGAACTTCTGACCAAGCATTGTCTCAGTGAGGCCCAGCTCAACCTGATCCGAGACATTCGCAGGCGGGGCAAAAACAAGATGGCCGCTCAGAACTGCCGCCGACGCAAGCTTGATGTCCTGTTTGAGCTCGAGGAGGGAGTAGAAGGATTATACCGCCACAAGGCCCGTCTGTTAAAGCAAAAGGCAGAGAACCTTCGCTCTGTCCGGGAAATGAAGCAGCGGCTCAGTGGTCTTTACCAGGAGGTTTTTTCCCGTCTGCGGGATGAGCAAGGAAGACCCTTGCCTGCCACTGACTACACCCTACAGTTTGGCAATGATGGACAGGTCCTGCTTGCTACACGGAACGGTTCAGCCAGTGAACAAAACCGCAAGCCCCACAACAAACAGAAGAGCAGAAAAAAGTGAACATTTGTTGGGTGTGCAGTTTGATGTAGCACTCAAGGAGTCGCTTGACAAGGGGATGGCTGTAAAGATTAAATATCTCACAACAAGATGGAACTGAAAAGGAAAGATGTAAGAGGAAACCTAAATCAGTTTAATCTGCTCTGATAGTTTATTTGCTGGAAAGGACATGTAGCACAAATATGATCATGCAAGAATCTTGTGAACATCTTGGAAAAACAAAGGGAAAACCTGTCTCAGGGGCAAAATAACTGTTGGGAGGACCATGTCAGCCTTCCAAAGAAATACAGTACATAAACCACTAAGGTGACAAGGAGGAATGGCTAGCCTACGGCCTTCAGACACAAGACCGGGCTCTTGGCGCAATGCGGGCACATTGCTGTCCCAGTCTTCCAGTGCCTATATGTTGAGGGTAGGCCTAGGTTCCTTGAAGTCATCACTCAGACAATTTATTAGGTACACATCTAGTACCAGCTCAGagccccctttgcctccagaacaaccTGAACTCTtcggggcatggattctacaacgTGTCGGAAACGTttgttgctcaattggtatcaaggaaaaacattccccacaccagcTTGTACCAGGCAAGATGGGTCCACAGACTCATGCTGTTTATGCCAAGTCCTGACTCCGACGCAACAGGAACTGAGATTCAACAGACCAGACAATGTTTTTCCaatcctcaattgtccagtgttggtgatgaCATGCCCACTAGAGccgcttcttgtttttagctaaTAGGAGTGGAACAAGGTATGGTGTCTGCTACAATAGTCCATCTGTGACAAGGATCAAcaagttgtgcgttccgagatgccgttctgcacacaaCTGTTGTACTGCAGCGTtacttgcctgtttgtggcccaccTGTTAGCTTGCAGGATTCTTGcaattctccttcgacctctcatcaacgagctgatttcacccacaggactgccgctgactggatgtttttgtatgtcgcaccattctcggtaaaccctagaccCTGTTGTGTGTGAGAAACTGTGGGAGTGGG
This window contains:
- the LOC118384425 gene encoding endoplasmic reticulum membrane sensor NFE2L1-like; the protein is MVCLKKYFTEGLIQVAILLSLVGVRVDVGPYLPPWNEMILGPTSALTQTQFHNPHNQLDGQDLHPKSVDLDGFFTARRLLGWVRSLDCLRVPSSELETWLVRREPDALVVGAQGQPAPLEAGAGGLEDHAGDQVESVMRSSVVAGSQESGYGPIREDSLDTTAPLLRRSHEEEDEDLYEEDTDMLWQDHSDLGRHQRPEEELVGDTWREIWRDGGRSYDLANRELAQDLSDQFASLEAQSSMSFQECLRLLEDTFPFGEETELSDPVGVDRREAASGEDPTPVRELLLSPLLSHEEPSLDLEQQWHDILATMEPEDMDMDLGRDEMQSGSIQSSSLMDPVHQDVSLHQAILPGSSQDSYPFNSSFGGSVPLEDPLQPALLSQSSSGPDFDHNLTFGPSDLTDNTLPLTLNGTVGNPMPSIQSSLFLEEPILPSPLGSLLDDALLDEISFLDLALEEGFNPTQASQLEELDSDSGLSLNFSHSPASPSSSEASYSSSSSSSSSDSSVFSDEGAVGYSSDMEDIVMREEGAVGGYSPKVRKMCSYQKPGRFNNLPWLEQVGHDHTYNQPWATSPTQGKSHYSKTYEHDISDKLWGRDERRALAMKIPFSNDLIVNLPVEEFNELLTKHCLSEAQLNLIRDIRRRGKNKMAAQNCRRRKLDVLFELEEGVEGLYRHKARLLKQKAENLRSVREMKQRLSGLYQEVFSRLRDEQGRPLPATDYTLQFGNDGQVLLATRNGSASEQNRKPHNKQKSRKK